The following are encoded in a window of Maylandia zebra isolate NMK-2024a linkage group LG5, Mzebra_GT3a, whole genome shotgun sequence genomic DNA:
- the LOC112434810 gene encoding mitochondrial tRNA methylthiotransferase CDK5RAP1-like isoform X2, with amino-acid sequence MEYLRTLKPIFTVTQHWPPLSRIQARYCSKLASAVDTVREKKKTVDKFKSRLSSGPSFQDFVKGLPANRSRAADEEPSEKHDYLSEGLLMGNSRKVYFETYGCQMNVNDTEIAWSILQKKGYQRTAHLSEADVVLLVTCSVREKAEQTIWNRLQQLTAMKRKRLKTHTPMKIGILAQ; translated from the exons ATGGAGTACCTCAGGACTTTAAAACCCATATTTACAGTAACCCAACACTGGCCCCCTCTCAGCCGCATCCAGGCTAGATACTGTTCTAAACTGGCTAGCGCTGTTGACACTgtgagagaaaagaagaagactgtAGACAAGTTCAAGAGTCGGCTATCATCTGGTCCAAGTTTTCAGGATTTCGTTAAAGGGCTTCCAGCTAACAGGAGCCGTGCTGCAGATGAAGAACCCTCAGAAAAGCATGACTATCTCTCTGAAGGCTTGTTGATGGGAAACTCAAGGAAAG tttattttgaaacctATGGATGTCAAATGAATGTGAATGACACAGAGATAGCCTGGTCCATACTGCAGAAGAAGGGCTATCAGCGCACAGCTCATCTAAGCGAG GCAGATGTTGTTCTTCTGGTAACGTGCTCTGTAAG AGAAAAGGCTGAGCAAACAATATGGAATAGACTGCAACAACTAACAGCTATGAAGAGGAAACGATTAAAGACCCACACACCAATGAAAATTGGAATTTTAG CACAGTGA
- the LOC112434810 gene encoding mitochondrial tRNA methylthiotransferase CDK5RAP1-like isoform X1 → MEYLRTLKPIFTVTQHWPPLSRIQARYCSKLASAVDTVREKKKTVDKFKSRLSSGPSFQDFVKGLPANRSRAADEEPSEKHDYLSEGLLMGNSRKVYFETYGCQMNVNDTEIAWSILQKKGYQRTAHLSEADVVLLVTCSVREKAEQTIWNRLQQLTAMKRKRLKTHTPMKIGILGCMAERLKMELLEREKLVDVLAGPDAYRDLPRLLTVSESESEYFINPEGNYGLQQAAH, encoded by the exons ATGGAGTACCTCAGGACTTTAAAACCCATATTTACAGTAACCCAACACTGGCCCCCTCTCAGCCGCATCCAGGCTAGATACTGTTCTAAACTGGCTAGCGCTGTTGACACTgtgagagaaaagaagaagactgtAGACAAGTTCAAGAGTCGGCTATCATCTGGTCCAAGTTTTCAGGATTTCGTTAAAGGGCTTCCAGCTAACAGGAGCCGTGCTGCAGATGAAGAACCCTCAGAAAAGCATGACTATCTCTCTGAAGGCTTGTTGATGGGAAACTCAAGGAAAG tttattttgaaacctATGGATGTCAAATGAATGTGAATGACACAGAGATAGCCTGGTCCATACTGCAGAAGAAGGGCTATCAGCGCACAGCTCATCTAAGCGAG GCAGATGTTGTTCTTCTGGTAACGTGCTCTGTAAG AGAAAAGGCTGAGCAAACAATATGGAATAGACTGCAACAACTAACAGCTATGAAGAGGAAACGATTAAAGACCCACACACCAATGAAAATTGGAATTTTAG GCTGTATGGCGGAGAGGCTGAAGATGGAGCTTCTGGAGCGAGAGAAGCTCGTAGATGTCCTCGCCGGTCCAGATGCATACCGGGACCTTCCGCGTCTCTTGActgtatcagaatcagaatcagaatactttattaatcccgaaggaaattatgggttacagcaggcagcacacTAA